The Verrucomicrobiia bacterium genomic sequence GCTTGCGAGGTAATCACGGTTCCTCTTCCGGTTGTGCCGCAGGACTGCCGCACACCGCAGGTGCCAGGGCGTTGTCTCTTCGTCGGCAGTGACCAATTGCACAATGTACACGGGCTCTATTGGTTTCTGGGGGAAGTCTGGCCGCGGATCCTGGAAACTGTGCCCCAAGCCACCTTGCACGTGTGCGGATCCATCTGCTCCGTCTTCTCTGATTCGTCCAGTCAGTTCCCGAATGTTCGGTTTGTCGGGCGGGTCACGGATGTGGAACCGGAATATGCGGCGGCTGAAGTCTGCGTCGTCCCCAGCCTCGTCGGCAGCGGGTTAAAGATCAAACTCGTGGAAGCGCTTTCTTATGGACGCGCCTGCGTCACAACCCGCATCGGGTTGCAGGGCCTGATGGAGTTGGAGAACAAAGCTGTCCGACTCGCCAACACCCCCGAGCTGTTTGCGGTGGCCGTCGGTGAGTTGTTGACGCGCCCGGAGACGCGACACGACATGGAGCAGGCCGCGCGAGCCTTCGTCGCGGACCGTCTTTCGCCACAAGCGATTTGTCAGCCCCTCGTGGACCGCATCCGGCAACACGCCGCGATGGTGCAAGTGGCCCGCTCCCGCAAGGAAACACCTCCGCCAACTCCCTGGTTCCACTTCAAAGCAAGGGCGAAAAAGCTCCTGGCCCTAACGACACCGGTGGGACGCCTCTCCTACAAAATGGGTCACCATTTGGAGACCGGGGGTCTACCTGACTGTGGCGTTCCCGAGCCGGCTGGCAGGTTTCTCTTTTCGATTGCTGGAACAACACGAGGGAACGGCGACATTGTGGAGATCGGCTCGTGCTTTGGTCGCTCCACTATTTACCTCGCCAAGGGGGCCCGGCATGCCGACCACGGTACTGTGTGGGCGGTGGACCCGCATACGGGCGACATCGCTTGGGACCTGGGCCGCATCTCCACCTATGAGGTCTTTCTACGAAACATCCGCAAATTCGGGGTGGAGAATCGCGTAAAGCCGCTCAAGATGACCTCCAAAGAAGCCGCTCAGGCCTGGAATGGCGCTCCGATTCGGATTTTGTTCATCGACGGCTGGCACAGCTACGAAGCGGTCACCGAAGACATCCTGCTCTGGTTCCCGCACGTGATCTCCGGCGGCCTGATCGTTTTCGACGATTATCCCAACCCGGAGTTTCCCGGTGTCCGACAAGCAGTGGACGAACAAATGCTGAAACTACCCGTCGAAAGGCCTATCCGCATCGCGACGACACTGGCTTGGACGAGAAAACTCTAACGCGGCAGCGAGTACTGTGAATAACCGGGACGCAAAACAATCGATCACCGTCGTGGTCCCCTGCTACAATTACGCCCGGTTCATTCGGGAAGCGGTGGACAGCGCCCTCGCGCAGACTGTTCCGCCACTGGAAGTCATTGTCGTTGACGACGGCTCGACGGACCAGACCCCGGAAGTGATGGCCGCGTACGCATCCGATCCGCGTGTGCGTTATTTGCGCCAGGAAAACCGTGGCCTTTCCGCGGCGCGCAACGCCGGCATCCTTGCTGCCCGCGGCGAATTCATCGCGTTGCTGGACGCCGATGATCGCTGGAAGCCGGAGAAATTGTCGCGGCAGTTGGTCGAGTTCACGGAGGAGTCAGTGGGCCTGGTCTATTGTGGCCGTGAAGTCTTCGATGAACATGGCACCCAGAACCTGGACCCGGCCGATGAATCCAAATGCAAACGCGCATTGGAGTGGCTTACCGTCGCCACCTTGTTCTGTCCGTCCTCGGTGATCCTGCGCCGGTGCTGCTTTCTGGAACAAGGCGGATTTGACGAATCCCTGCGGAAAGTGGAAGACCGCGAAATGTGGATCCGACTCGCGAAACACTGGCGCTTCCGCTGCGTCCCCGACTGCCTCGTGGAATGGCGGCTACATGGGAGCGCCCTCAACATGCAGACCAACGGTATGGAAGATGCCTTCCGCGAAACCTTGCGTCGCGCTTTTGCCGACGGTCCGCTGCGACGACGGTGGTTGCTCCGGGCCAAAGCCCAAGCCTTCATGCACTTTGACTTTTCGTGGGTCTACCACATGGCGCGTAAGCACCGCGAGGCCTGGCTTCATACCCTGCTGGCGGTGGTACTCTATCCCCTCCCCGATTGGGGGGGGCAACTCTTTCAGCATCGCTTCGCCCGCTGGCGGCGACTGTTGCGCTACACGTTCACACCCAACACACCCTAAGGAGAACCAAGACATGAAAATCCTGATGACCGGCGCCGCCGGGTTCATTGCCTCAAACGTTGCTGACGAATACATCAAGCAGGGCCACGAGGTCGCCGTGCTCGACAACCTGAGCACCGGCTTCCGTCACAACCTAAACCCCAAGGCGCGCTTCTACGAAGTGGACATTCGCGATGCCGCTGGCGTGGACCGGGTCTTCGACGAGTTCAAACCCGAGGTCGTCAGCCATCACGCCGCGCAGATGGATGTTCGCAAGTCCACGCGGGACCCGGTTTTCGACGCGCAATGTAACATCCTCGGGAGCCTCAACCTGATTCTGGCCACCGTCCGGACGGGCGTGAAACGCTTCGTCTACATCTCCACAGGCGGCGCCGTGTACGGCGATGTCCCGAAGAAGGACCTGCCCGCGGACGAGAGCTACCCCGTTAACCCCATCAGCCAATATGGCATCAGCAAGCACACCGTGGAACACTACCTCTACCTGTACAACCGCCTCAACAGCCTCTCCTACATCGTGCTGCGGTATCCGAACGTCTTTGGTCCGCGGCAGACCCCGCATGGTGAGGCGGGCGTCGTGGCGATTTTCAGTGGCCTGCTGCTGGATGGTAAACCGTGCACGATTTTCGGCGACGGCAGCAAGACACGCGACTACGTGTTTGTCGGCGATATCGTGCACGCCAATGTGCTGGCGCTCCAAACGGACTTCTGCGGCATCGTCAACATCGGTAGTGGCATCGGCACCAGTGATCGACAGGTTTATGACGCCGTCGCCGCAGCTGTCGGGACCACAGTGCCGCCTTCCTACACCGCAGTGCGTCCCGGAGAGGTGGAGCACATCTATCTCAATGCGGCGCGCGCGTCCAGGATTCTTGGCTGGAAACAAGAGGTCCTGTTCCCGGAAGGGGTCCGCCGCACCGTCGAATATATCCGCACCGTCGAGCGGCAACGCGCCGCGAAGTCCTAACCCGTTCTCTGTTGGCGCAGATTGCTGATGCAAGACCAGGCACTGAAAGACAAGGCCGTCCGCGGGGTCATTTGGTATGGCGGGTCACGTGCGATCATCCAGCTGCTGAGTTGGGTGTTGACCATCGCCGTGGCGCGAGTGCTGGTGCCGGAGGATTACGGATTGTTTGGCATGTGCAGCGTGTACACGGGACTGGTGGATTTTCTCAATGAACTCGGCTTCGGCGCGGCGATCGTCCAACGCAAGGAAGTCAGCGAGGATGATCTGCACACGTTGTTTTGGTTCGGCGTGGTTGTGAGCCTTCTGATCTATGGCCTCACGTATCTCGTGGCACCGCTCGTGGCGGTATTCTACCGGCATGAACAGGTGACGCCGGTGCTGCGGGCGCTGGGGCTGGTTTTTATTCTCACGAACCTGCGACTGGTGCCGTGGAACCTGCTGACACGCGCGGTGGATTTCAAGAGGCGTTCGATCCTCGAGGTCGTTGGCAACATGCTCGGTGTGGTGTCAACGTTCCTGTTGGCGCGCGCCGGCTGGGGCGTCTGGTCGCTGGTGCTGGGCGTGCTGATCCGCGAAGCGGTCTTGTGCGTCCTGGTGTTCGCCCAATCACACTGGCGACCACGATTCAAATTTGCCTGGGTCAACCTCCGCGAACTGTCATCATTCAGCCTCAATTTATCCGCCGCGCGGATCGCCTGGTATTTGTATGACAATTCTGATCGCCTGATTATCGGGCGTTATCTCGGTGACCAAACGCTGGGCTACTACACGCTGGCCACGCGGCTAACAACCGAGTTGAGCGGACGCGTACTCTCGATTATCAATCAGGTCGCGTTTCCCGTCTACTCCCGACTGCAAGATGACCATGACCGACTGAAGAGTTACTTCCTCACGTCCGTGCAACTGGCGTGCCTGGTAATCGTCCCGGTACTGGCCGGCCTGTCGCTGGTAAGTGGGGACGTCATTCCGTTATTGTTGAAGCCCAAATGGGCGCCGATGATCCCAGCGCTGAACATCATGTGCTGGGCGGCCATGATCATGATGATCAATTCACTTTCGGGTCCTTTGCTCCTCGCGAAAGGAAAAACCGGGCTCCTCTTGAAGTTCAATCTCCTCAATCTGGCAGTCATGCCGCCTGTGTTCTATTTTGCGGCGCGCTCCGGCTTGCAGGCAATTTGTCTCGTGTGGCTGCTGGTGTTCCCCGTGCTCGCTCTCGTTTGGATTGCCGCCGTCAAACGTTGTGTCGTGTTTCACTGGTCGGAACTGGGAGAGGCCTTGCGGCCGGCATTCGTGTCCACTGCGGTAATGGTGCTCACTGTTTTCCTGCCCCAGATCACCATCCTCAAAAGCCTGGGACCTGTCCCGCGAACAGCCATCGAGACGGTGCTTGGGATCGGCGGTTACGTCGCCTGCCTCCTGTTGCTGTTCCCCCAACCGCTGCAAAACATCCTGCAATTTGTGCGGCGAAGAAAATCTGAAGTGACTGCCGTGATTGCCTAATCACCAGGACCAAACGATGCGAAACGTCACCGAAGCGGAAGCCCGAGCGTATCTGACGGAGTTCGATCCGCCTCCCACGGACTTTGTAAACATGCATCTGCCACGGTACGCAGCGACCCTGAACCTGCTGCCGGATGGCACGGGCAAACTCCTGGAGCTGGGTTGCGACAATCATTTTACATTGTTGCTCGAGCAATTTACGCATTACGAGGTACGGACACAGAACCTGCCGGACGCCGGCACCGGCTATAGCGGGATCACGCAGTTTACCCACAAGCCCACCGGCCGACGGATCGAGTTTCAGCGCGACCTGTTCGACCTTGAGCAAAGCGCATATCCCTATCCTGACAATACGTTCGATGCCGTCGTCTGCACGGAGATCCTCGAGCACCTCTTGCACGACCCCATGGCGATGTTGACGGAGATACACCGCATTCTGAAACCAAATGGAGCTTTGATTCTCACCACGCCGAACATTATTTCCTGGCACGCGTTGTTGAAGGGCCTCCGTGGGATCACTCCCTATGAGGGATCGTATTTCTGGCGTCAGCACAAACCGCCCATGCTGCAACATGCCAAGGAGTTCATGCCCCATGAGGTAAAACTGATGCTCGACGGTGCCGGATTCAGTGTGGAGAAATTCTACACACCGCACGTTTTCTTCAAACATGAGCGCTACAAGCTGGCCGACCTTCTACTCCTCACCCTTATCCATCTTTGGTTTCCGCTCACCGGGCGTCATCCGCGCCAACTGCGCCACCGCGGAGCGCACATTTTCGTCGTTGCCAGGAAAACCGGCACGTTGCGTGACCGATATCCCAGCGAAATCTACATGGAATAAAGGGGTAGCCTTGGGATTCCTCATTATTTATGTGCTCGTGTTGCTGGTGCGACCACAGGAATGGTACGAGCCGGTCCGCGGCTTCGAATTGGTCAACGTCGCTGCCATCCTGACCATCTTCGCGGCCTTCATCAGCCCCTCGCCCGACCAAAGATTGACCGGGACGGTCTGGCGCAACAAGCATGGGCGCCTAATGTGGGGCTTGCTACTGGGCGTCGTGCTTTCGCAACTCGTGTATGGACGGGTCCATGGCGCAGTCGACGCGTTTTCGGAATTCGGCAAGTGCTGTGTGTTGCTGTTCATGACGATGACGCTGGTGGACAATCCCAAGCGCTTGCGCCGGATGATGTGGGTGATCGTGATCAGCGCGGCGATCTTTTGCATCCACGGTGTCATGCAAATAAAAACCGGCTACGGCTTTGCGAACGTCGAGCCTTTTGGATCATTCTTTGATGGAGACTTCCGCGTCCAGGGCACCGGAATGTTCCAGGATCCCAACGACTTTGCGATGTTGTACGTCGTGGCCATTCCTTTCGTCTTCACGTTCCTGCAAACCGATACGATGATACTGGCAAAGTTCTTTGTGGCTGCTTCGTTCCCCGCGATGCTATACGTACTGTACTACACGCAGTCGCGCGGCGGCGTCGTGGGACTGGGCGCCATGTCGCTGGCCTACGTGTGGTTCTCAACTCGGACCGCCATCCTGCGCGTCCTGGTGATCAGCGCCGTGCTCGGTGTGGTCGTGGCGTTCGGCCCGGCGCGCGCTCGGGAATCGGTTTATGAAGGTTCCGCCGGCGGACGCATCATGCAGTGGGGCTACGGG encodes the following:
- a CDS encoding class I SAM-dependent methyltransferase, with translation MRVVFCSKYIPKTGDGASAYLLAMIDYLRQAGIEVEWICTNDSPSGGRTPWHVIGPRFYGLVHLSVWRNIQIGRLCVRPLPLYDWFYSVAALIARFIYRSIGRTHVLNRNNGSRVREKNVTRRSPLSSVQGTDFAARKLQANPPDALLANYIWAADVLDAAGPETLKLIITHDVQHERTASFKEFGLDSQIETWDAGTEARLLKKAQVLVAIQEEEAVSLKRLAPACEVITVPLPVVPQDCRTPQVPGRCLFVGSDQLHNVHGLYWFLGEVWPRILETVPQATLHVCGSICSVFSDSSSQFPNVRFVGRVTDVEPEYAAAEVCVVPSLVGSGLKIKLVEALSYGRACVTTRIGLQGLMELENKAVRLANTPELFAVAVGELLTRPETRHDMEQAARAFVADRLSPQAICQPLVDRIRQHAAMVQVARSRKETPPPTPWFHFKARAKKLLALTTPVGRLSYKMGHHLETGGLPDCGVPEPAGRFLFSIAGTTRGNGDIVEIGSCFGRSTIYLAKGARHADHGTVWAVDPHTGDIAWDLGRISTYEVFLRNIRKFGVENRVKPLKMTSKEAAQAWNGAPIRILFIDGWHSYEAVTEDILLWFPHVISGGLIVFDDYPNPEFPGVRQAVDEQMLKLPVERPIRIATTLAWTRKL
- a CDS encoding glycosyltransferase family 2 protein translates to MNNRDAKQSITVVVPCYNYARFIREAVDSALAQTVPPLEVIVVDDGSTDQTPEVMAAYASDPRVRYLRQENRGLSAARNAGILAARGEFIALLDADDRWKPEKLSRQLVEFTEESVGLVYCGREVFDEHGTQNLDPADESKCKRALEWLTVATLFCPSSVILRRCCFLEQGGFDESLRKVEDREMWIRLAKHWRFRCVPDCLVEWRLHGSALNMQTNGMEDAFRETLRRAFADGPLRRRWLLRAKAQAFMHFDFSWVYHMARKHREAWLHTLLAVVLYPLPDWGGQLFQHRFARWRRLLRYTFTPNTP
- a CDS encoding NAD-dependent epimerase/dehydratase family protein, yielding MKILMTGAAGFIASNVADEYIKQGHEVAVLDNLSTGFRHNLNPKARFYEVDIRDAAGVDRVFDEFKPEVVSHHAAQMDVRKSTRDPVFDAQCNILGSLNLILATVRTGVKRFVYISTGGAVYGDVPKKDLPADESYPVNPISQYGISKHTVEHYLYLYNRLNSLSYIVLRYPNVFGPRQTPHGEAGVVAIFSGLLLDGKPCTIFGDGSKTRDYVFVGDIVHANVLALQTDFCGIVNIGSGIGTSDRQVYDAVAAAVGTTVPPSYTAVRPGEVEHIYLNAARASRILGWKQEVLFPEGVRRTVEYIRTVERQRAAKS
- a CDS encoding lipopolysaccharide biosynthesis protein encodes the protein MQDQALKDKAVRGVIWYGGSRAIIQLLSWVLTIAVARVLVPEDYGLFGMCSVYTGLVDFLNELGFGAAIVQRKEVSEDDLHTLFWFGVVVSLLIYGLTYLVAPLVAVFYRHEQVTPVLRALGLVFILTNLRLVPWNLLTRAVDFKRRSILEVVGNMLGVVSTFLLARAGWGVWSLVLGVLIREAVLCVLVFAQSHWRPRFKFAWVNLRELSSFSLNLSAARIAWYLYDNSDRLIIGRYLGDQTLGYYTLATRLTTELSGRVLSIINQVAFPVYSRLQDDHDRLKSYFLTSVQLACLVIVPVLAGLSLVSGDVIPLLLKPKWAPMIPALNIMCWAAMIMMINSLSGPLLLAKGKTGLLLKFNLLNLAVMPPVFYFAARSGLQAICLVWLLVFPVLALVWIAAVKRCVVFHWSELGEALRPAFVSTAVMVLTVFLPQITILKSLGPVPRTAIETVLGIGGYVACLLLLFPQPLQNILQFVRRRKSEVTAVIA
- a CDS encoding methyltransferase domain-containing protein, with the translated sequence MRNVTEAEARAYLTEFDPPPTDFVNMHLPRYAATLNLLPDGTGKLLELGCDNHFTLLLEQFTHYEVRTQNLPDAGTGYSGITQFTHKPTGRRIEFQRDLFDLEQSAYPYPDNTFDAVVCTEILEHLLHDPMAMLTEIHRILKPNGALILTTPNIISWHALLKGLRGITPYEGSYFWRQHKPPMLQHAKEFMPHEVKLMLDGAGFSVEKFYTPHVFFKHERYKLADLLLLTLIHLWFPLTGRHPRQLRHRGAHIFVVARKTGTLRDRYPSEIYME
- a CDS encoding O-antigen ligase family protein, yielding MGFLIIYVLVLLVRPQEWYEPVRGFELVNVAAILTIFAAFISPSPDQRLTGTVWRNKHGRLMWGLLLGVVLSQLVYGRVHGAVDAFSEFGKCCVLLFMTMTLVDNPKRLRRMMWVIVISAAIFCIHGVMQIKTGYGFANVEPFGSFFDGDFRVQGTGMFQDPNDFAMLYVVAIPFVFTFLQTDTMILAKFFVAASFPAMLYVLYYTQSRGGVVGLGAMSLAYVWFSTRTAILRVLVISAVLGVVVAFGPARARESVYEGSAGGRIMQWGYGNQFLKQNPLFGIGYGRWLDYSEQVAHNSFVTCYGELGLFGYSFWFSLLWLVLRSVHKIVRLEPVDRGTRRLAIGLFSALAGFYASAFFLTRTYNPFLYLMLGLGIGIIRYVDRQPYCPAGYLDITNRDIVRSVLMAVASIPVIWVLVRLYWAAGGAGA